A region from the Polyangium spumosum genome encodes:
- a CDS encoding serine/threonine-protein kinase has product MNTDTGDDTSVPTMRLPTDELRGVQPVDLRPGKTFAGRFELKSKLGEGAFGEVWKAINTKLDLKVALKIPRTKAADDLERFRREAQALCLIDSEYVLRCFDYGDEPLPFLVMELLTGESLAKRLEREGPMPMPTVKSICRQLCKGLQATHTAGVIHRDLKPGNIYCIEGKVKIVDFGLMKLVEPMVDPGTEIIVSEHNELTQENMAMGTVSYMSPEQWKHSNRVDFRSDLWSLAAVLYRLLSGKLPFTGAAHVDVARLVLLSSDGPPPISHLPGEVNAFFRIAFQRDPNMRFQSATEFGAAFDALPDVARVSPPPLARPVFKRRIWAGGATASLVIAAIFITASARPDVIAPMCDPRNGNCDGSLLNGCEADLTHAESCGACGVRCINDHGSTSCVGGSCAPLCAAGFADCDGEPSNGCEADLGAPASCGKCGNACTNEHGGVACVAGQCASTCQPGFMDCDGNPANGCETDVVSSAVHCGICGRGCKVVVGDDATCQEGICKATCEPGRHDCNGDPADGCEIDAQAKPEALEGGRCKPIVLGTYEPGALSVAVDDDVDGIVAWTVPRQGKVWRMRKGGGVPAPMSVGGAPTRIAFDTGRWYWTDTSSKSLLTIDSVTGARKSLVQWLHPEQQITGLASSEGGAFFLFQNATTGKGTLFGARKELGKKPLLEYDGAVPNPFGFATGRLGVYFVRTKKGGSIWGWSLKERGEPRLVAENQQGPFAVAVDPREEVVVWSHETPFSGAISIARRDGPIEVLVENEPGPRCIAVDEAWVYWTNDGGMVKKARLDGKHEPVLLASAQQRPMGIAVDATRVYWVNAASGEVVSVAK; this is encoded by the coding sequence ATGAACACGGACACCGGCGATGACACCAGCGTGCCCACCATGAGGCTCCCGACGGACGAACTCCGTGGCGTCCAGCCGGTCGACCTTCGTCCTGGCAAGACTTTCGCCGGTCGGTTCGAGCTGAAATCCAAACTGGGCGAGGGGGCCTTCGGGGAGGTCTGGAAGGCGATCAACACGAAGCTTGATCTGAAGGTGGCGCTCAAGATTCCGAGGACGAAGGCGGCGGACGACCTCGAGAGATTCCGCCGGGAAGCGCAGGCGCTCTGTCTGATCGACAGCGAGTATGTCCTCCGGTGCTTCGACTATGGCGACGAGCCGCTTCCCTTCTTGGTGATGGAGCTCCTGACGGGTGAGAGCCTCGCGAAACGGCTCGAGCGCGAGGGGCCCATGCCGATGCCGACGGTGAAGTCGATTTGCAGACAGCTCTGCAAAGGACTGCAGGCGACCCACACGGCGGGCGTCATTCACCGTGATCTGAAGCCGGGGAACATCTACTGCATCGAGGGCAAGGTCAAGATCGTCGATTTCGGGTTGATGAAGCTCGTCGAGCCGATGGTGGATCCCGGCACCGAGATCATCGTCAGCGAGCACAATGAGCTGACCCAAGAGAACATGGCGATGGGCACGGTCAGCTACATGAGCCCGGAGCAATGGAAACATTCCAACCGCGTCGATTTCAGGAGTGATCTCTGGTCCCTCGCGGCTGTGCTCTACCGCCTCCTCTCGGGGAAGTTGCCGTTCACAGGAGCGGCGCACGTCGACGTCGCACGGCTCGTTCTCCTCTCCTCCGATGGACCGCCGCCCATATCCCACCTTCCGGGCGAGGTGAACGCATTTTTTCGTATCGCGTTCCAGAGAGACCCGAACATGCGGTTTCAGTCGGCCACCGAGTTCGGCGCAGCTTTCGACGCTCTCCCGGATGTGGCTCGTGTTTCGCCGCCACCATTGGCGCGGCCCGTCTTCAAGCGGCGTATTTGGGCTGGCGGAGCGACGGCGTCCCTCGTCATCGCGGCAATTTTCATCACCGCCAGCGCGCGCCCGGACGTCATCGCGCCGATGTGCGATCCACGAAATGGCAACTGCGATGGGTCATTGCTCAACGGGTGCGAGGCGGATCTCACGCACGCCGAGAGCTGCGGCGCTTGTGGAGTACGGTGTATCAATGATCACGGTTCGACGAGCTGCGTTGGTGGTTCCTGTGCCCCCCTGTGCGCGGCAGGCTTCGCCGATTGCGACGGGGAACCGTCAAACGGGTGCGAGGCGGATCTCGGGGCTCCCGCGAGCTGCGGAAAATGCGGCAACGCATGCACGAACGAGCACGGTGGCGTCGCGTGCGTTGCTGGCCAATGTGCATCCACGTGCCAGCCAGGTTTCATGGATTGTGATGGAAACCCCGCCAATGGCTGCGAGACGGACGTTGTTTCCAGCGCCGTTCATTGCGGCATCTGCGGACGCGGGTGCAAGGTAGTCGTGGGCGATGACGCGACGTGCCAGGAGGGAATCTGCAAGGCCACCTGTGAACCCGGGCGTCACGATTGCAATGGCGATCCCGCCGATGGGTGCGAGATCGACGCGCAGGCGAAGCCGGAGGCCTTGGAAGGCGGACGCTGCAAGCCGATCGTCCTCGGGACGTACGAGCCTGGCGCGCTCAGTGTCGCCGTGGACGACGACGTGGATGGCATCGTGGCATGGACCGTCCCCAGGCAGGGCAAGGTCTGGCGCATGCGCAAGGGCGGAGGCGTCCCAGCGCCGATGTCCGTGGGCGGCGCACCGACACGCATCGCGTTCGATACCGGCCGCTGGTACTGGACGGACACGTCATCCAAGAGCTTGCTCACGATAGACTCCGTCACGGGTGCGCGAAAATCTCTGGTGCAATGGCTCCATCCCGAGCAGCAGATCACGGGGCTCGCGTCCTCGGAAGGCGGTGCCTTCTTCCTCTTCCAGAACGCGACCACCGGGAAGGGAACGCTTTTCGGTGCCCGGAAAGAGCTCGGGAAGAAGCCGCTTCTCGAGTATGACGGCGCCGTCCCGAACCCTTTCGGCTTTGCCACCGGGCGCCTCGGCGTCTATTTCGTGCGAACGAAAAAGGGCGGCAGCATCTGGGGCTGGTCCTTGAAAGAACGAGGCGAACCCCGGCTCGTCGCCGAAAACCAGCAGGGGCCGTTTGCCGTGGCCGTCGACCCTCGCGAGGAGGTCGTGGTCTGGTCGCATGAAACGCCTTTTTCTGGCGCCATATCGATCGCGCGACGTGACGGCCCGATCGAGGTACTCGTGGAGAACGAGCCAGGGCCACGCTGCATTGCCGTCGACGAGGCGTGGGTGTACTGGACGAACGACGGCGGAATGGTCAAGAAGGCACGCCTCGATGGGAAGCACGAACCCGTGCTGCTCGCATCCGCGCAGCAGCGCCCAATGGGCATCGCGGTCGACGCGACCCGCGTGTACTGGGTGAACGCGGCATCAGGCGAAGTCGTATCGGTTGCCAAGTGA
- a CDS encoding helix-turn-helix transcriptional regulator: MLSRVAAGDDPTVILDALAPCVPAVAGLLSVVRRDAPQLLISHAMRLPTELLEGWMSTRSEHLEPALRLVLEASPGGFWRDADAIAGPLREGLEVLQALDGFGLGEGAGYKVHQRLVPGRGTEHVMLALLTERGTRFPSTAPALMEALTADVRDAVHRVSLPLVASRSILSQIVEEQGLGYICVSRQSGAVLEVNQRALDLIARYHAGGPPGNRRALLDFAASAQRLTAGGSAWSLRHPDGVAALEVHVHVLAKETHALHEDVHLLSMREWSLPRDLHPRHAESSSILEVLPSRKREIALLLARSSFSYKELAHQLHISPNTFRTHVEHIYRLLGVQSRAGLTKLLNDG; this comes from the coding sequence ATGTTGTCCAGGGTCGCCGCGGGGGACGATCCCACGGTGATCCTCGACGCCCTCGCGCCGTGCGTCCCTGCCGTGGCGGGTCTGCTCTCCGTGGTGCGCAGGGACGCACCGCAGCTCCTCATCAGTCACGCGATGCGTTTGCCCACAGAGCTCCTCGAAGGGTGGATGAGCACGCGCTCCGAGCACCTCGAGCCCGCGCTCCGCCTCGTCCTCGAAGCGAGCCCCGGCGGCTTCTGGCGCGACGCGGATGCGATAGCAGGGCCTCTGCGTGAGGGCCTGGAAGTGCTCCAGGCCCTCGACGGTTTCGGGCTGGGGGAGGGAGCTGGCTACAAGGTGCATCAACGCTTGGTTCCCGGCCGCGGCACAGAGCACGTCATGCTGGCGCTGCTCACGGAGAGAGGCACGCGGTTCCCGAGCACCGCGCCTGCGCTCATGGAAGCATTGACCGCCGACGTGCGAGACGCTGTCCACCGAGTCAGCCTGCCCCTGGTGGCGTCGCGGTCGATCTTGTCGCAGATCGTGGAGGAGCAGGGGCTCGGGTACATCTGCGTCTCCCGACAGAGCGGCGCGGTCCTGGAAGTGAACCAGAGGGCGCTCGACCTGATCGCCCGATACCACGCCGGCGGGCCCCCGGGGAACCGCCGCGCTCTGCTCGATTTCGCGGCCTCCGCGCAGCGGTTGACGGCCGGGGGCAGCGCCTGGTCGCTGAGACACCCCGACGGTGTCGCCGCGCTCGAGGTGCACGTGCACGTGCTCGCCAAGGAAACGCATGCGCTTCACGAGGATGTACACCTCCTGTCGATGCGGGAATGGTCCTTGCCGCGCGACCTGCACCCGCGCCACGCCGAGAGCTCCTCGATTCTGGAAGTGCTCCCCTCGCGCAAGCGTGAGATTGCGCTCTTGCTGGCTCGCTCCAGTTTTTCTTACAAGGAGCTCGCCCACCAGCTACACATCAGCCCGAATACGTTCCGTACGCACGTCGAGCACATCTACCGCTTGCTCGGCGTGCAGTCCCGCGCGGGGCTCACGAAGCTCCTGAACGACGGGTAG
- a CDS encoding sigma 54-interacting transcriptional regulator, protein MNRDDDDSTNTMVPSPNGLTLRTNKIRVEVIQGPQAGETLELPGPGVRIGSGADCDFKVKDPTVSRHHLTLRIERNKIRILDAGSLNGTTVDGVQVRDGYARPDSRITIGKTEFRLLMVNTFIELPLFPGERFGHMLGRSTAMRAVFAVLERAAATDATVLIEGETGTGKEVAARAIHEASPRSKGPFIVLDCSTISPELAESELFGHVKGSFTGATMDRPGIFEEADGGTVFLDEIGELPHGLQPKLLRALESMEVRRVGTNRPKRFDVRVVAATNRPLSRAVDLGVFREDLYYRLAVVPVRLPPLSERSEDISMLVRHFEKELSTRMRSTRPLSQEVIDSFSGLTWNGNVRELRNAVARALAFGAGEGAKNNEGGEPDLQSLGIRLDEPLLHGRDRVAQAYEKHYLRLMLQKTDGNVSRAAELAGVGRKFVQMAMKRYGLRGDLEP, encoded by the coding sequence ATGAATCGAGATGACGACGACTCGACGAACACGATGGTGCCGTCGCCGAACGGTTTGACCCTACGAACCAACAAGATTCGCGTCGAGGTGATACAGGGGCCCCAGGCAGGGGAGACCCTCGAGCTCCCGGGCCCTGGGGTCCGGATAGGCAGCGGCGCCGACTGTGATTTCAAGGTCAAGGACCCAACCGTGAGCCGGCACCACCTGACCTTGCGGATCGAGCGCAACAAGATCAGGATCCTGGACGCCGGCAGCCTCAACGGGACCACCGTCGACGGCGTACAGGTGCGGGATGGTTATGCACGCCCAGATTCCCGTATCACGATTGGCAAGACCGAATTTCGCCTTTTGATGGTGAACACGTTCATCGAGCTGCCTCTCTTCCCTGGTGAACGCTTCGGGCACATGCTCGGAAGGAGCACCGCGATGCGGGCCGTGTTTGCCGTGCTCGAGCGCGCGGCGGCCACCGACGCCACGGTGCTGATCGAGGGAGAAACGGGGACGGGGAAGGAGGTGGCCGCGCGGGCGATTCATGAGGCGAGCCCGCGGTCCAAGGGGCCTTTCATCGTACTCGACTGCTCGACCATCTCCCCGGAGCTCGCAGAGAGCGAGCTCTTCGGGCACGTCAAGGGCTCGTTCACCGGTGCAACGATGGATAGGCCTGGAATCTTCGAGGAGGCCGACGGAGGGACGGTCTTCCTGGACGAGATCGGGGAGCTCCCGCATGGCCTTCAACCAAAGCTCTTGCGAGCGCTCGAGAGCATGGAGGTGCGTCGCGTGGGAACGAATCGACCCAAGCGGTTCGACGTGCGCGTCGTCGCCGCGACGAACCGGCCGCTGTCCCGCGCCGTCGACCTCGGTGTGTTCCGCGAGGATCTGTATTATCGGCTCGCCGTGGTTCCGGTACGTCTTCCGCCGCTCTCGGAGCGCTCCGAGGACATCTCCATGCTCGTGCGCCATTTCGAGAAGGAGCTGTCGACACGCATGCGGTCCACACGTCCACTCTCGCAAGAGGTCATCGACAGTTTTTCGGGTTTGACGTGGAACGGAAACGTGCGAGAGCTTCGCAACGCGGTGGCGCGCGCCCTCGCGTTCGGGGCCGGGGAAGGGGCGAAGAACAACGAAGGGGGGGAGCCAGATTTACAATCTCTCGGCATTCGACTGGACGAACCCCTGCTTCACGGCCGCGACCGCGTGGCCCAGGCATACGAAAAGCATTACCTGAGGCTGATGCTCCAGAAGACGGATGGCAACGTATCTCGCGCAGCGGAGCTCGCCGGCGTCGGACGGAAGTTCGTACAGATGGCGATGAAGCGTTACGGGCTTCGCGGCGACCTCGAACCGTGA
- a CDS encoding IS701 family transposase, translating to MISGASRPFVSKNLAHRFPLRWFARVTAVKPSFHPDELAEERWEREFDSWLLPFLHEFGYPSQQKWAPIYMRGLLGPGDRKSIEPMAARVCPGETQQLHHFLSTSRWDTAGHERVLLEKAGALVGGKDAHLVIDDTAIPKKGTHSVGVAHQYCGQLGKNANCQALVSVTLARDEVPVPVALRLYLTKEWAHDPARRRRAKVPEDVVFRPKWQIALDEVVALQAAARSGALDVPSGEIQVPWPNARRPAPRGFRHCDTSCRGAP from the coding sequence TTGATCTCCGGGGCGTCGCGACCCTTCGTGTCGAAAAATTTGGCCCATCGGTTCCCTTTGCGCTGGTTTGCCCGCGTGACCGCCGTCAAACCGTCGTTCCACCCTGACGAACTGGCCGAGGAGCGCTGGGAGCGCGAGTTCGACTCCTGGCTTCTGCCGTTTCTGCACGAGTTTGGTTACCCGTCTCAGCAGAAGTGGGCTCCGATCTACATGCGTGGGCTCCTCGGACCTGGCGACCGCAAGAGCATCGAACCGATGGCTGCGCGGGTTTGCCCGGGCGAGACGCAGCAGCTTCACCACTTCCTCTCGACCTCCCGCTGGGACACGGCCGGGCACGAGCGCGTGCTTCTCGAGAAGGCCGGAGCGCTCGTAGGCGGCAAGGATGCGCATCTCGTCATCGACGACACGGCGATCCCGAAGAAGGGGACCCACTCGGTCGGCGTCGCGCATCAATATTGCGGGCAGCTCGGCAAGAACGCCAATTGCCAGGCGCTCGTCTCCGTCACGCTCGCGCGTGACGAGGTGCCCGTCCCCGTGGCGCTCCGGCTTTACCTCACGAAAGAGTGGGCGCACGATCCTGCGCGACGGCGCCGCGCGAAGGTGCCAGAGGACGTAGTGTTCCGACCGAAGTGGCAGATCGCGCTCGACGAGGTCGTGGCGCTCCAAGCCGCCGCACGCTCAGGTGCGCTTGATGTGCCCTCAGGCGAAATACAGGTTCCGTGGCCAAACGCTCGAAGACCTGCACCAAGAGGTTTTCGTCATTGCGATACGTCATGCCGAGGAGCTCCGTGA
- a CDS encoding sigma factor, giving the protein MCPQAKYRFRGQTLEDLHQEVFVIAIRHAEELRDDARAWLVKVAWSVVVNYRRRRREVLDAEAGLDRLSTAADPELRETVRRGLDALGDVERQIVLRYDLYGETLAEIALDGGMAAERAYARVRAARKRLRRVIEEDECAWSDE; this is encoded by the coding sequence ATGTGCCCTCAGGCGAAATACAGGTTCCGTGGCCAAACGCTCGAAGACCTGCACCAAGAGGTTTTCGTCATTGCGATACGTCATGCCGAGGAGCTCCGTGACGATGCGAGGGCGTGGCTCGTAAAGGTTGCTTGGAGCGTCGTCGTCAACTACCGGCGGCGCCGCCGAGAGGTACTCGATGCGGAGGCAGGGCTCGACAGGCTCTCCACGGCAGCCGATCCGGAGCTCCGTGAGACCGTGCGTCGCGGGCTCGATGCGCTGGGCGACGTGGAGCGGCAGATCGTGCTTCGTTACGATTTGTATGGCGAGACGCTTGCCGAAATCGCGCTCGATGGTGGAATGGCGGCAGAGCGGGCGTACGCGCGGGTGCGAGCCGCTCGGAAACGGCTACGGCGTGTCATCGAGGAAGACGAATGCGCCTGGTCCGACGAGTGA
- a CDS encoding DUF6884 domain-containing protein: MFTQAKPGAQRVALVGCSARKLGRGAPAREFYTSALFRAAVTYAEAKCDAVRVVSALYGAVELDTWLDPYDRNLRSFGKRYREGWGVRTVAEVIGGFAVPPLLVVLAGQVYADALVFGAHWHNLPRPEEPLRGVKGCGARVAWLSRHTAGAGVGG; this comes from the coding sequence ATGTTCACGCAAGCAAAGCCCGGAGCGCAACGGGTCGCGCTCGTGGGATGCTCGGCGCGAAAGCTCGGCCGCGGAGCGCCCGCGCGTGAGTTCTACACGTCAGCCTTGTTCCGCGCGGCCGTCACGTACGCCGAAGCCAAGTGCGACGCCGTGCGGGTCGTGTCCGCGCTTTACGGCGCGGTCGAGCTCGACACATGGCTTGATCCGTACGACCGGAACCTTCGTTCCTTCGGAAAGCGGTACCGCGAAGGATGGGGCGTGCGGACGGTGGCCGAGGTGATCGGTGGGTTTGCCGTCCCCCCTCTGCTCGTTGTCCTCGCAGGTCAGGTCTACGCGGATGCGCTGGTCTTTGGTGCCCACTGGCACAACCTGCCGAGGCCCGAGGAGCCGCTGCGAGGCGTGAAGGGGTGCGGGGCGCGGGTGGCGTGGCTGTCGCGGCACACGGCAGGTGCAGGGGTGGGCGGTTGA
- a CDS encoding tyrosine-type recombinase/integrase: MPRVATGNVYERRGKWFARLTIGAKKRQSFMLDTCKDEASAMARLDILAELAVKLRKCGRDDIAPDIIKRAAVRDGKALDEVRKAVDMIASGQVVQKNRTPTIEEIGKRWTSGELADLHPDRVKRRRSARTNRYVLDRYVYPMVGDVAIDKFTLDHAEAVMRSLPASLAPNSRRSVAQLVYRICSLAVLPLRHIAVHPLPRGFVPRYQAGKAKGWLYPDEDATLLGCTQVPLEWRLFYGFLHREGMRRTEALHTRWSDIDLDLGVIVLDVNKTDEPRAWALSPGVVAALRAWRDHCAARGVRVSGDAPVFVYDEGSQKGQRLAMSDTAGRFRGHLELAGVRRPELFARTETRMRIRLHDTRATFVTLALANGRTEAWVQDRTGHKSSDMINRYRRAARTAAELGLKECRPLHEAIPELAPRMGTEQARTKERAAERAPRSLRGTPLSVEIQPRSAGLATPGQDDQNCSPRG; this comes from the coding sequence ATGCCCAGGGTAGCAACAGGCAACGTTTACGAGCGGCGCGGCAAGTGGTTCGCGCGGCTCACGATCGGAGCGAAGAAGCGGCAAAGCTTCATGCTCGATACCTGCAAGGACGAGGCAAGCGCCATGGCTCGCCTCGACATCTTGGCGGAGCTGGCCGTGAAGCTCCGCAAGTGCGGGCGCGACGACATCGCGCCGGACATCATCAAGCGCGCCGCGGTGCGTGACGGGAAAGCGCTGGACGAGGTACGCAAGGCCGTGGACATGATCGCGTCAGGGCAGGTGGTACAGAAGAACCGCACGCCGACGATCGAGGAAATCGGCAAGCGGTGGACGAGCGGCGAGCTGGCGGATCTCCATCCCGACCGAGTCAAGCGACGACGAAGTGCAAGAACCAACAGGTACGTGCTGGACAGGTACGTCTATCCAATGGTCGGGGACGTGGCGATCGACAAGTTCACGCTCGACCACGCGGAAGCCGTGATGCGGAGCCTGCCCGCGAGTCTCGCGCCGAACTCGCGGCGCTCCGTCGCGCAACTCGTGTATCGGATCTGCTCGCTGGCGGTCCTTCCCCTGCGCCATATCGCCGTGCATCCGCTCCCGCGGGGATTCGTGCCGCGGTACCAAGCGGGGAAAGCAAAGGGGTGGCTTTACCCCGACGAGGACGCGACGTTGCTGGGCTGCACGCAGGTCCCGCTGGAATGGCGGTTGTTTTACGGCTTCCTTCATCGGGAAGGAATGCGACGCACGGAAGCCCTCCACACGAGGTGGTCTGACATCGACCTGGACCTCGGAGTGATCGTGCTCGACGTGAACAAGACGGACGAGCCCCGCGCGTGGGCATTGTCGCCTGGGGTCGTCGCCGCGTTGCGCGCCTGGAGAGATCACTGCGCGGCGAGAGGCGTGCGCGTGTCAGGGGACGCGCCTGTCTTCGTGTACGACGAAGGAAGCCAGAAGGGACAGCGGCTTGCCATGAGCGACACTGCCGGCCGGTTCCGCGGACATCTGGAGCTGGCAGGCGTTCGCCGGCCGGAGCTGTTCGCGCGGACGGAGACGAGGATGCGGATCCGGCTGCACGATACACGGGCCACGTTCGTCACGCTGGCACTCGCGAACGGACGGACGGAGGCGTGGGTGCAGGACCGAACGGGGCACAAGTCAAGCGACATGATCAACCGCTACCGGCGTGCCGCCCGCACGGCGGCCGAGCTCGGGCTCAAGGAGTGCCGCCCGCTCCATGAGGCGATCCCCGAGCTGGCCCCCCGGATGGGCACCGAGCAGGCCCGCACGAAGGAAAGGGCGGCGGAAAGGGCACCACGCTCGCTGCGGGGGACCCCTCTGTCTGTCGAGATCCAGCCAAGATCCGCGGGGTTGGCGACCCCGGGTCAGGATGATCAGAACTGTTCCCCGAGGGGATGA